From Candidatus Poribacteria bacterium, one genomic window encodes:
- a CDS encoding sigma-70 family RNA polymerase sigma factor, whose protein sequence is MTNDAELIQRLLKDTDDQEAYHLIFQKYYEKVFRYTLKFLRNYEDAEEIANDTFSRAFRKMENLRDPAKLLRWLYTIARNLALNRQRDEDRRLAGTELLVYEESSVEEQTMLLTGDIAAINAYRAFGQSQVNSEREVVLRRLIHLLPEKDRQIMQYYYFYDWRQKKIAALMNTTFKSVEHRLARTRNLLKAIVSQLDDLLSLLSSEESMMMGRYLLDRFSHEEIAELVGSVYIV, encoded by the coding sequence ATGACTAATGACGCTGAATTAATTCAGCGATTACTAAAAGATACTGATGATCAGGAAGCATACCATCTGATTTTTCAAAAGTACTATGAAAAAGTGTTCCGTTATACTCTTAAATTTTTGAGAAACTACGAAGATGCTGAGGAAATTGCTAATGATACTTTTTCCCGCGCATTCCGCAAGATGGAAAATCTCAGGGATCCGGCAAAATTGCTAAGATGGTTATATACTATTGCACGAAATCTCGCGCTGAATCGGCAGCGTGATGAAGATCGGCGATTAGCCGGTACGGAATTACTGGTCTACGAGGAATCTTCTGTCGAAGAACAGACAATGCTACTTACAGGTGATATCGCAGCAATTAATGCCTATAGAGCCTTTGGCCAATCTCAGGTAAATAGCGAGCGGGAGGTTGTGTTAAGACGCTTAATCCATTTGCTACCAGAGAAAGACCGGCAAATTATGCAATACTATTATTTTTATGATTGGAGGCAAAAAAAAATAGCGGCGTTAATGAACACAACATTCAAATCGGTTGAACATAGATTAGCGCGGACAAGAAATTTGCTGAAAGCCATCGTAAGCCAGTTAGATGATTTGCTATCTCTCCTTTCATCTGAAGAGAGTATGATGATGGGAAGGTATTTATTAGACAGGTTCTCTCATGAAGAAATTGCTGAATTAGTAGGTAGTGTTTACATTGTGTAA